One genomic segment of Clostridium estertheticum subsp. estertheticum includes these proteins:
- a CDS encoding RHS repeat protein: MNRLASIINEDGIIDKTFEYDLHGNIIKEIDSEGNSTLFKYD, translated from the coding sequence ATGAATAGATTAGCTTCTATAATAAATGAAGATGGAATTATAGATAAAACCTTTGAATATGACCTTCATGGGAATATAATTAAGGAAATAGATAGTGAAGGAAACTCTACTTTATTTAAATATGATTAG